AAGCTGAGATTACTGCAAAAGGCAGCCAAATGAAGTATGTAAGCCGCGGGGGTTATAAGCTGGAAAAGGCCATAAATAAGTTTAATATTGACTTGCGCGGCAAAATTTGTATGGATATAGGGGCTTCGACAGGCGGGTTTACAGATTGTATGCTGCAAAACGGGGCAGTTAAAGTTTATTCTATAGATGTGGGATATGGCCAGTTTGCATGGAAACTGCGCAATGATGAAAGGGTTGTCTGCCTTGAAAAAACAAACGTCAGGTATCTGACGGAAAATCATGTTCCCGAATTAGCTGATTTTGCTTCAATAGATGTTTCGTTTATTTCTCTTACAATGGTCCTTCCTCCCACTTTATCCAGGCTGAAGGACGACGGGCAGGTTGTATGCCTTATAAAGCCGCAGTTTGAAGCGGGAAGGGAAAAAGTAGGAAAAAAAGGCGTGGTTAAGGATTTAGATGTTCACAGAAACGTTATTGTAAAAATTATAGACTTTGCTTTTGAAAACGGCCTTGGTATTAAAGGCATAGATTATTCGCCAATTAAAGGTCCGGAAGGAAATATCGAATATTTAATACTTCTTGACAAGTTAAATCAGGGAATTTCAAAACCGGAAGCATATGCCTTAGCAAATAATATTGCATATGTTTCTCATGATGAATTATAATAAAAATAGGAGAGCCCCAATGAAAAGAATAGGTATCTTGCCAAACACAAGAAAAGACGAGAACTATAACGCAACTAAGGAAATAACAAAACTTCTTTTGAGGCTTGGCTGCATTCCTATGATAAGTGAAAACGCGGCTGAAACGGCGGGATTTGAGCAGTATTCCGCTCGCGATGATATGATTTACAGGGAAAGCGATTTTATAATTGCTCTTGGCGGCGATGGAACGATGCTCAGCGTCGGAAAACGGGCCGCAAAATATAATACGCCTATTATGGGAATTAATCTCGGACATCTCGGATTTTTAACGGACAGCAACGTAGACGAAATGGAAACGGCAGTAAAAAAAGTCCTCAGGGGAGATTTTAAGCTTGAAAAAAGGATGATGCTTCAAGGAGATATATATACTTCAAGGGATTACAGAAGGAGCGTTATAGCTTTAAACGAAGTCAGCATTTCAAGGGGAAGCATATCGGATGTAGGAGTGTTTGTTAATAATGAATATATCGACGACTTTTTTGGCGACGGTATTCTTGTTTCAACCCCTACAGGCTCGACGGCATACAATTTGGCGGCCGGAGGGCCTATATTAAAAAGCGATGCGAAAATGCTTGCAATAACGCCGATATGCCCGCATAAGCTTCATGCAAGGAGTATTGTAGTAGGAGCCGACGACATTGTAAAGCTTGTTATAAATACGGCGCCGCGTCACAGGATATTTGTGGTTGTCGACGGTCAAAGCATATGCCCGCTTGAACACAGGGATTATATTATAATAAGGAAATCGCAGTTTTATACAAGCATTATAAAAACAGGGGATCTGGGTTTTTATGACGTCTTGAGAGAAAAAATGTTCGGACGAGGAGGCAGGTAAATTGAAAATAGCCAGACAGACAAAAATTCTTGAAATTATAGAAAACAACAATGTTGAAACACAGGAGGACCTGGCACAAATGCTGCGTGATGAAGGTTTTGCCGTTACTCAAGCCACAATTTCAAGAGACATACGCGAACTTAAGCTGACAAAAATGGCAACAGAAAACGGAAAGCAAAAATATGTTTCAATTACAACCACAGACGCCGAAGTTTCCGAAAGGCTCATCAGGGTTTTTAAAGACGCCGTTATAAAAATGGATTTTGCTCAGAATATGATTGTTATTAAAACTCTTAACGGAATGGGAATGGCGGTTGCAGTTGCCGTTGACAATATGGAAAACAGCGATATTCTCGGTTCTATAGCCGGAGACGACACGGTGTTCTGCGTAGCAAGAACGCACAGTCAGGCAGTGGAATTTATACAGAAACTTAACCGCATTATAAATGCAGAATAAATCAGGTGAAAAACAATGCTTTTAAGATTACATATAAAAAATGCGGCGCTGATAGAAAAAGCCGACATAGAGTTTGGATACGGCCTTAATATACTTACAGGCGAAACAGGCGCGGGAAAAAGCATGATAATAGATTCTGTTAATTTTGTACTCGGAGAAAGGGCGTCCAAAGATTTTGTGCGTACAGGCGCAAAAAATGCACAGGTTGTGGCTGAGTTTGAAATTTCAAACGATGAAATACAAAGACAGTTTGAACAAATGGGAATCGAAATAGAGGATAATGCCGTTATTATACAGCGAACATTGTCGTCTGAAGGAAAAAGTTCTAACAGGATTAACGGAACTCCTGTTACTGTTTCTATGCTTAAACGTCTGTCAGAAAGCCTTATTGATGTGCATGGTCAGCATGAACACCAGTCTTTGCTGAATCCTGCAAAGCATATAGATATACTTGACAGTTTTTGTATGCCCGAAATTGATGATATTAAAAGAAATATGGGCGATATAATAAAAGAATATAAAACTGTTATTGGCGAGATAAAAAGTCTAAGTGGTGAAGAATACGATATTAGGGATAAAATAGAAAAGCTTGAGTTTAGGATCAATGAAATTAATGACGCGGCTTTGAAAGAGAATGAGGAAAATATTCTTAATGAACGCCGGGATTATCTTAATAATATAGACAAAGTTATGAGAAATACGAGGGAAAGCCTCAAGCTTTTATATGAAGGAGAGGATGAAATACTTTCTGCATCGGATCAAATCGGCCATGCTTTGAATTTGATGAATGAACTGAAAGAATTTGATTCGGACGCCCTTAAAATATACAATGCTTTAAATGAGGTGAGCGATTCTCTGGAAGATACCGTTCGCGATATTAGGAGATATAACAGTGAAATTGACGGCGATCCCGATGAAATTGAAGAAATAGAGGAACGTCTTGATTTAATATATAATCTTAAAAAGAAATACGGCCCTACTGTGCACGATATACTTGAGTTTAGAGATAAGGCTCAGCAGGAACTTGATTTTATTATTAACAGCGGCGAAACGCTTGAAAAGCTGATTGCGAAAAAGAAAGAACTTCTTGCCCAAATAAAAAACGGCTGTGATATAATGACTGATATAAGACGGCGCAGGGCTGAAGAACTAAGCATAGAAATTGAAAAACAGCTTAAAGATCTTGAAATGAGAAATGCTGAATTTAAAATTAATGTTAAAAAGAAAGAAACATTTAGCTTTAAAGGCAACGATACAGTGGAGTTTCTCATTTCTCCAAATTTGGGAGAAGAATTGAAGCCTCTTTCAAAAATCGCTTCCGGAGGCGAAATGAGCCGGATTATGCTGGCGCTTAAAACAGTTGTTGCCGATGCCGAAACTATTGATACATTCATATTTGATGAGATAGATACGGGCGTAAGCGGCAAAACAGCGTCGCGTGTAGGTGAAAAGATGGCGGCTATAGCGAAAAAACGTCAAATTTTATGTATAACCCATTTGCCGCAAATCGCGGCAATGGCCGATAATCATTTCCTTATTGAAAAAAGCGTAGAAGGAAATAAAACAATTACGAATATAATTTGTCTTGATAACTATGGCTCTGTAAATGAGATATCAAGGCTTATGGGCGGGGATAACGGAGGCATTGTTGAGAAGGCCGCCGCTAAAATGAAAGAGGATGCCCAAAGTTTTAAAAAAAGCCTTAAATAAATTTATACAAGCTCTATATTAAAATATGGATATGAAAGGTGGCGATTTGTGATGAAAATTTCAACTAAAGGGAGATATGCGTTGAGGCTTATGGTTGATATTGCCGTTCACAGCAATGGCGGCAATGTGCCGCTTAGGGACATATCCAGCAGGCAGGGTATATCTTTTAAATATTTGGAACAAATTATAGCGTTGCTTTGTAAGGTTGGGTATATTAGAAGTATGCGCGGCCCGTCCGGAGGATACAAGCTTACGCGCGAGCCGAAAGATTATTCGGTGGGAGATATTTTGAGGGTTACCGAAGGAAATCTTGCTCCTATTTCATGCCTTGATGGAAACGGCGAGCATTGTGAAAGGCTGAACCAATGTGGAACGCGAAATTTTTGGGATGGCCTTTACCATGTAATTAATGAATATATTGACAAGTACACGCTTGAAGATTTAGTAAATGAATATAATAAAAATCAATTTGACGACTATATGATATAAAAACCCGCAGCCGAGGATGAGCGTTTCCGGATAAAACATATAATTAACCGGATACTGTTTGCTTTTTAACGGCTGCGGGGTTTTTTAAGCCTTATATTTTCCGGGGAAATTGTAAGCTTGGCCTATGAATAACATTAGAGTTTAAAAAGCCTTTTATCGGCAATAAAGCCTTTTCTTGAAGGATTTCCTTCAGCTCTGTATATTTT
The Anaerotignum faecicola DNA segment above includes these coding regions:
- a CDS encoding NAD(+)/NADH kinase, which encodes MKRIGILPNTRKDENYNATKEITKLLLRLGCIPMISENAAETAGFEQYSARDDMIYRESDFIIALGGDGTMLSVGKRAAKYNTPIMGINLGHLGFLTDSNVDEMETAVKKVLRGDFKLEKRMMLQGDIYTSRDYRRSVIALNEVSISRGSISDVGVFVNNEYIDDFFGDGILVSTPTGSTAYNLAAGGPILKSDAKMLAITPICPHKLHARSIVVGADDIVKLVINTAPRHRIFVVVDGQSICPLEHRDYIIIRKSQFYTSIIKTGDLGFYDVLREKMFGRGGR
- a CDS encoding Rrf2 family transcriptional regulator, with the protein product MKISTKGRYALRLMVDIAVHSNGGNVPLRDISSRQGISFKYLEQIIALLCKVGYIRSMRGPSGGYKLTREPKDYSVGDILRVTEGNLAPISCLDGNGEHCERLNQCGTRNFWDGLYHVINEYIDKYTLEDLVNEYNKNQFDDYMI
- a CDS encoding TlyA family RNA methyltransferase encodes the protein MADKERLDILLVQNGIAESREKAKAMIMAGVVYVNGQKEDKAGTKVDVKAEITAKGSQMKYVSRGGYKLEKAINKFNIDLRGKICMDIGASTGGFTDCMLQNGAVKVYSIDVGYGQFAWKLRNDERVVCLEKTNVRYLTENHVPELADFASIDVSFISLTMVLPPTLSRLKDDGQVVCLIKPQFEAGREKVGKKGVVKDLDVHRNVIVKIIDFAFENGLGIKGIDYSPIKGPEGNIEYLILLDKLNQGISKPEAYALANNIAYVSHDEL
- the recN gene encoding DNA repair protein RecN; translated protein: MLLRLHIKNAALIEKADIEFGYGLNILTGETGAGKSMIIDSVNFVLGERASKDFVRTGAKNAQVVAEFEISNDEIQRQFEQMGIEIEDNAVIIQRTLSSEGKSSNRINGTPVTVSMLKRLSESLIDVHGQHEHQSLLNPAKHIDILDSFCMPEIDDIKRNMGDIIKEYKTVIGEIKSLSGEEYDIRDKIEKLEFRINEINDAALKENEENILNERRDYLNNIDKVMRNTRESLKLLYEGEDEILSASDQIGHALNLMNELKEFDSDALKIYNALNEVSDSLEDTVRDIRRYNSEIDGDPDEIEEIEERLDLIYNLKKKYGPTVHDILEFRDKAQQELDFIINSGETLEKLIAKKKELLAQIKNGCDIMTDIRRRRAEELSIEIEKQLKDLEMRNAEFKINVKKKETFSFKGNDTVEFLISPNLGEELKPLSKIASGGEMSRIMLALKTVVADAETIDTFIFDEIDTGVSGKTASRVGEKMAAIAKKRQILCITHLPQIAAMADNHFLIEKSVEGNKTITNIICLDNYGSVNEISRLMGGDNGGIVEKAAAKMKEDAQSFKKSLK
- the argR gene encoding arginine repressor produces the protein MKIARQTKILEIIENNNVETQEDLAQMLRDEGFAVTQATISRDIRELKLTKMATENGKQKYVSITTTDAEVSERLIRVFKDAVIKMDFAQNMIVIKTLNGMGMAVAVAVDNMENSDILGSIAGDDTVFCVARTHSQAVEFIQKLNRIINAE